The genomic region CGGTTGCCTGATCCCTGCTTTTCGCCATTTTTCTTACGGCATAGAAAGATACGGTGAAGGAAAAACCTAACTGTATTCCCACATCTTCAAGGTCACCCGATGCCTCCTACGATACGATGTCAGGACCTCGTTAAGACTTATCCTGGCAAGCCACCGGTGGAAGCTGTACGGGGGCTCGACTTGGAAGTCCACCCTGGCGAATGCTTCGGACTGCTTGGGCCCAATGGGGCCGGCAAGACAACCACAATCGAGATTCTTGAAGGACTATTAACCCCAACCAGTGGCGAGGTTGAAGTTCTGGGTCGGCGTTGGGGGGGAAGCGAGGAAGGAGAGATCCGCCAGCGGATTGGAATCTCGCTGCAAGAGACTCGCCTGAGCGATAAGCTGACCGTAAAAGAAACGATCGTGCTCTTTCGCAGCTTCTATAATCAAGGGATCGCTCCGGACGAGGCGTTGGGGCTGGTCTCGCTGAACGAGAAATCGAATGCCCGGATTAGTAGTCTTTCCGGGGGTCAGAAGCAGCGACTTGCGGTGGCTTGTGCGTTGGTGGGGGATCCGTTGCTCGTCTTTCTCGACGAGCCCACGACTGGGCTCGATCCCCAATCGCGACGGCAACTCTGGGACGTCGTTCGCGATTTGCGTGATGGGGGCCGTACGGTCATGCTCACCACGCACTACATGGACGAGGCCGAGCGGCTGTGCGATCGCGTGGCAGTCGTCGATCAGGGGAAAGTGATTGCCCTGGGGTCACCGCGCGATTTAATTACTCGCCTGGGAGGCGACCAGGTGATCGAGTTCCGGTTGAAAGAGAATGGCCCGCAGCTTACGGCGGAATCATTCGAGACGCTTCCTGGTGTGCAATCGACTTTCTTCGACGCGGGCACAATCGTGCTACATGTCGAAGAGATCCATGCCGCGCTGCCGGCGGTCATGGATAAACTTCGAGCAGATCAAGTCGAACTAGCCCAACTGACGACGCGTCAAGCAAGTCTGGAAGATGTCTTCGTCACGCTTACCGGACGTCACTTGCGGGATGGAGGAGAATAATCATGGCCTGGTCGATCCGC from Blastopirellula marina harbors:
- a CDS encoding ABC transporter ATP-binding protein, producing MPPTIRCQDLVKTYPGKPPVEAVRGLDLEVHPGECFGLLGPNGAGKTTTIEILEGLLTPTSGEVEVLGRRWGGSEEGEIRQRIGISLQETRLSDKLTVKETIVLFRSFYNQGIAPDEALGLVSLNEKSNARISSLSGGQKQRLAVACALVGDPLLVFLDEPTTGLDPQSRRQLWDVVRDLRDGGRTVMLTTHYMDEAERLCDRVAVVDQGKVIALGSPRDLITRLGGDQVIEFRLKENGPQLTAESFETLPGVQSTFFDAGTIVLHVEEIHAALPAVMDKLRADQVELAQLTTRQASLEDVFVTLTGRHLRDGGE